The Exiguobacterium aurantiacum DSM 6208 genome includes a window with the following:
- a CDS encoding NAD(P)-dependent oxidoreductase — MKTIGFIGLGVMGQSMVRNLMKAGFHVQAYTRTKDKAVDLLAEGVSWCDSVASACQGADAVITIVGYPSDVKSIYFGDGMILQSAEPGTLVIDMTTSSPILAERIAEAAIDRSLLPLDAPVTGGDIGAKNGTLSILVGGGEYAFSRALPLFEAMGQAIQRMGYAGSGQYAKLANQIAIAGIMMGNAEMLAFTKKAGLDAEQLRQTIRGGAAGSWTLDNLVPRMIVEDYSPGFFIKHFLKDMALALESAEQLNIKLPSLELASKLYSLLEENGYGDNGTQALVEYYLHQDV, encoded by the coding sequence ATGAAGACAATCGGATTTATCGGGCTCGGCGTCATGGGGCAATCGATGGTCAGAAATTTGATGAAAGCCGGATTCCACGTTCAAGCCTACACCCGGACAAAAGACAAGGCGGTCGATCTGCTCGCTGAAGGCGTCAGTTGGTGCGACTCGGTCGCCTCGGCCTGTCAAGGGGCCGATGCCGTCATCACGATCGTCGGCTACCCGTCTGATGTCAAAAGCATCTACTTCGGGGACGGGATGATTTTGCAATCAGCCGAGCCGGGTACGCTCGTCATCGACATGACGACATCTTCACCGATTCTCGCCGAACGCATCGCCGAAGCGGCCATCGATCGGAGCTTGCTCCCACTCGATGCCCCGGTCACGGGCGGCGACATCGGTGCAAAAAATGGGACACTGTCCATCCTCGTCGGCGGCGGAGAGTATGCTTTCTCGAGGGCGCTCCCGTTGTTTGAGGCGATGGGACAAGCGATTCAACGGATGGGGTACGCTGGAAGTGGACAGTATGCGAAACTGGCGAATCAGATTGCCATCGCTGGCATCATGATGGGCAACGCCGAGATGCTCGCGTTTACGAAAAAAGCCGGGCTGGACGCTGAACAGTTGCGCCAGACGATCCGTGGCGGTGCCGCCGGAAGCTGGACGCTTGATAACCTCGTCCCGCGAATGATCGTCGAAGACTATTCTCCTGGATTTTTCATCAAACATTTTTTGAAAGACATGGCACTCGCCCTCGAGAGCGCCGAACAGCTGAACATCAAATTACCGAGCCTCGAACTCGCCTCGAAACTGTACTCGCTCCTTGAAGAAAATGGCTATGGCGATAACGGGACGCAAGCGCTCGTCGAATACTATTTGCATCAAGACGTTTGA
- a CDS encoding exonuclease SbcCD subunit D, with product MKWIHTADWHLGKIVHGRHMTEDQRIVLFDSFLTIVDEEKPDAIVVAGDLYDRAVPPVEAVDLLDEMWKAIVLERNIPVLAIAGNHDSAERLQYSSKLLTKVGLHIVGKVEPATEPLEVGGVPFYLMPFLEPARIRYAFDDESIRTHHDALAAVVESYGTIDSRAVAVGHSFVAGGLETDSERQLSVGTAGQVAKGLYAPFGYTALGHLHNRDAIQDDRIAYSGSLMKYSFSEANHVKSVDIIEWDGAWTRRRRPLAARRDLRILTGTLDELLAPSFYQDEAVEDYLKIVLTDERALFDPMAKLRTVYPNILHLELELLRRQDETSRVEREKLDRRSVEDVYLDFFKAVHGKDADAHVRALIEGGGVK from the coding sequence ATGAAATGGATACATACGGCCGATTGGCATCTGGGCAAGATCGTCCATGGCCGCCATATGACAGAAGACCAACGGATCGTCTTGTTCGATTCGTTTTTAACCATCGTCGATGAGGAGAAACCGGACGCGATCGTCGTCGCGGGAGACTTATACGACCGCGCTGTGCCGCCGGTCGAGGCCGTCGATTTGCTCGATGAGATGTGGAAAGCGATCGTCTTAGAGCGAAACATTCCCGTCCTCGCGATCGCCGGGAACCACGATTCGGCAGAGCGTTTACAATACAGCTCGAAACTGTTGACGAAAGTCGGACTCCATATCGTCGGGAAGGTTGAACCGGCTACGGAACCGCTCGAAGTCGGCGGTGTCCCGTTCTATTTGATGCCGTTCCTCGAGCCGGCACGCATCCGGTACGCCTTCGATGACGAGTCCATTCGGACGCATCATGATGCGCTCGCCGCGGTCGTCGAATCTTACGGGACCATCGATTCACGAGCGGTCGCCGTCGGGCATAGTTTCGTCGCGGGCGGTCTCGAGACCGACTCCGAGCGTCAACTGTCCGTCGGGACGGCCGGGCAAGTCGCGAAAGGCTTATATGCCCCGTTCGGTTACACGGCGCTCGGACATCTGCATAACCGGGACGCGATTCAAGATGATCGGATCGCATACAGCGGTTCGCTCATGAAATACTCGTTTTCCGAGGCAAACCATGTGAAGTCGGTGGACATCATCGAGTGGGACGGGGCGTGGACGCGCCGTCGTCGCCCGCTCGCGGCGCGGCGCGATCTTCGCATCTTGACCGGGACGTTAGACGAACTGCTCGCCCCGTCGTTCTATCAAGACGAGGCGGTTGAGGATTATTTAAAGATCGTATTAACCGATGAGCGGGCGTTGTTCGACCCGATGGCAAAATTGCGCACGGTGTACCCGAACATCCTCCATCTCGAGCTCGAACTGTTGCGTCGTCAAGACGAGACGTCGCGCGTCGAACGTGAGAAGCTCGACCGCCGTTCGGTCGAGGACGTCTATCTCGACTTCTTCAAAGCCG
- a CDS encoding DUF975 family protein codes for MQASVYKQFALRMLSGNWGIAIFAAIATMLVQTVVTSQLDLTADAAPEVLFRSILLLYGSLVLLAPLELGRNWIYLDIAKEDKPTLGLLLESFGSLKQYVRAVTFYGVFYLGLNALMLLLIVPGVWFYLTFRMVPFILRDRPDLSVWSAMRESRRLMQGKKFVMLKLFASFIGWYVLVLVTGGLALIFVQPYLETALAGFYLEVKAEKEAQREETVG; via the coding sequence ATGCAAGCTTCCGTATATAAACAATTTGCTCTCCGCATGCTCTCTGGAAATTGGGGCATCGCCATCTTTGCCGCCATCGCGACGATGCTCGTGCAAACCGTCGTCACGTCGCAACTCGACCTCACGGCCGATGCGGCGCCCGAGGTGCTCTTCAGATCGATTCTTTTGTTGTACGGGTCGCTCGTCCTACTCGCCCCGCTCGAATTGGGCCGGAACTGGATCTATCTCGACATCGCCAAGGAAGACAAGCCGACGCTCGGCTTGTTGCTCGAATCGTTCGGGTCTCTCAAGCAGTACGTCCGAGCCGTCACGTTTTACGGCGTGTTTTATCTCGGGTTGAACGCGCTCATGTTGCTCTTGATCGTCCCGGGAGTATGGTTTTATTTGACGTTCCGCATGGTGCCGTTCATTTTACGTGACCGGCCGGACCTATCCGTCTGGAGTGCGATGCGCGAAAGTCGACGGCTCATGCAAGGGAAGAAGTTTGTCATGCTCAAGCTGTTCGCGAGCTTTATCGGTTGGTACGTCCTCGTTCTCGTCACGGGCGGACTCGCCCTCATTTTCGTGCAACCGTATTTAGAAACGGCGCTCGCTGGTTTTTATTTGGAAGTGAAGGCAGAAAAAGAAGCGCAACGTGAAGAAACGGTCGGCTGA
- a CDS encoding DUF2188 domain-containing protein: MPWNMKDYPESLKNFDPLVKKKAIDIANALLAQGYSPKKAIPIATEQAKKWHADASREEKQEFDDAPDPQKTDRHGT, encoded by the coding sequence ATGCCGTGGAATATGAAGGATTATCCGGAATCGTTGAAGAATTTTGATCCGCTCGTCAAGAAGAAAGCGATCGATATTGCCAACGCCTTACTCGCCCAAGGTTACTCTCCTAAAAAAGCCATCCCGATCGCGACCGAGCAAGCAAAGAAATGGCATGCTGACGCGTCGCGAGAAGAAAAGCAAGAGTTCGATGACGCCCCCGACCCGCAAAAGACGGATCGGCACGGGACGTGA
- a CDS encoding ABC transporter ATP-binding protein produces MEATTTWRSFIHLFRIAKPPKALFIGAILISLVQAMASLAIPLILQRVVDNWSVAMLDARLVTIFIVAFLVQVISSAISIYWLHIVGQRVVANLRTTLWERLVALPIPFYDGIKSGELVSRLNNDTTTLQQLLSEQSVRLLTSFVSIIGAVGILFTLDWQMTLVILFSVPTTLLIVIPLGRKLRVIAKKTQHELGALSGFFAELLGEIRLVKSQATEPEEVTEGKRRIELLFHYGVKEGRIQALLIPLLNVTLTAMLIAILGFGAYRVSTGALSTGSLLAFMLYLFQIITPLITMSEFLTRLQKARGATERISELLQVEAEPYTNTSEPIQQASLAFEDVTFQYGETPIIKQLSMTVPFGATTAIVGPSGAGKTTLFALVEQFYLPTSGRIIYGSRDIQTYGRNDWRQIIGYVAQDSPVLSGTVRDNILYGLKRDASEDEILQACEMANARLFIEAMTDGLDTEIGERGVRLSGGQRQRLAIARALLRDPQILLLDEATSSLDSESERLVQEALDRLMRGRTTLVIAHRLSTVQHAEQIIVLENGAISGRGTHQQLLQDNALYEKLVTQQQLGGQSV; encoded by the coding sequence ATGGAAGCTACGACCACATGGCGGTCATTCATCCACTTGTTTCGAATCGCCAAACCTCCGAAAGCGTTATTCATCGGGGCAATCCTCATCTCGCTCGTTCAAGCGATGGCCTCACTCGCCATCCCGCTCATCTTGCAACGCGTCGTCGACAACTGGAGCGTCGCCATGCTCGATGCCCGACTCGTCACTATCTTCATCGTGGCGTTTTTGGTCCAAGTCATCTCGAGCGCGATTTCAATCTATTGGTTACATATTGTCGGTCAGCGCGTCGTCGCAAACTTAAGGACGACGTTATGGGAACGGCTCGTCGCGTTGCCGATTCCGTTTTACGACGGCATCAAGTCAGGCGAGCTCGTCTCGCGGCTGAATAATGATACGACGACGCTCCAACAACTGTTGTCCGAGCAGAGCGTCCGTCTGTTGACTTCGTTCGTCTCCATCATCGGGGCGGTCGGAATTTTATTCACGCTCGACTGGCAGATGACGCTCGTCATCTTGTTCTCGGTACCGACAACACTCCTCATCGTCATCCCGCTCGGCCGAAAGTTACGCGTCATCGCCAAAAAGACGCAACACGAACTCGGCGCCTTGTCCGGATTTTTCGCCGAACTGCTCGGTGAGATTCGACTCGTGAAGTCGCAAGCGACGGAGCCGGAAGAAGTGACAGAAGGAAAACGTCGGATTGAGCTCCTGTTTCATTACGGGGTGAAAGAAGGACGCATCCAAGCGCTATTGATCCCGTTACTCAACGTGACGTTGACGGCGATGCTCATCGCCATTCTCGGGTTCGGGGCGTATCGCGTCTCGACCGGCGCCCTGTCGACGGGATCGCTACTCGCGTTCATGCTCTACTTGTTCCAAATCATCACACCGCTCATCACGATGTCGGAATTTTTGACGCGGCTCCAGAAGGCCCGCGGCGCGACCGAACGGATCTCAGAGCTGCTCCAAGTAGAGGCAGAGCCCTATACGAACACGTCGGAACCGATTCAACAAGCGTCGCTCGCCTTCGAGGATGTGACGTTCCAATACGGTGAGACACCGATCATCAAACAGCTGTCGATGACCGTTCCGTTCGGGGCTACGACAGCCATCGTCGGACCGAGCGGTGCCGGCAAGACGACACTTTTTGCGCTCGTCGAACAGTTCTATCTGCCGACATCAGGTCGAATCATTTACGGCAGCCGAGACATTCAAACGTATGGCCGGAACGATTGGCGCCAAATTATCGGTTACGTGGCACAAGACTCTCCTGTCCTGTCCGGTACGGTCCGTGACAATATCTTATACGGATTGAAACGAGACGCCTCAGAGGACGAGATTCTACAGGCGTGTGAGATGGCGAACGCTCGGCTCTTCATCGAGGCAATGACAGACGGGCTCGACACGGAGATCGGGGAACGCGGTGTCCGTCTGTCGGGCGGGCAACGCCAACGACTCGCCATCGCGCGGGCACTTCTACGCGACCCGCAAATCTTGCTTCTTGACGAGGCGACTTCGAGCCTTGATTCCGAGTCGGAACGGCTCGTCCAGGAAGCGCTCGACCGGCTCATGCGCGGGCGGACGACGCTCGTCATCGCCCATCGCCTGTCGACGGTACAACACGCTGAACAAATCATCGTCCTCGAGAACGGTGCGATTAGCGGTCGTGGCACGCATCAACAACTGTTACAAGACAACGCACTTTATGAAAAACTCGTCACGCAACAACAATTAGGAGGTCAATCAGTATGA